From Spirosoma agri, one genomic window encodes:
- the gldF gene encoding gliding motility-associated ABC transporter permease subunit GldF: MLAIFRKEVNQFFSSPIAYIIMAVFLTAIGLLLWVFPDTSLLENGYADMGTFFNLTPYVMLFLVPAITMRSIADEVRSGTLEWLLTKPVSRWGVVGGKFLASWLLVIVTLLPTILYYVSLYQLGSPVGNIDSAGVFGSYAGLVLLGGVFVAIGLWASSLNDNQVVAFVLGVFFSFLLYSGLSALAGLSFFGNLSYYLAYFALDDQYQALGRGLIDSRNVIYLVSLMVFFLLLTVNRLKTNA, encoded by the coding sequence GTGCTAGCCATTTTTCGTAAAGAAGTCAACCAGTTCTTCTCCTCGCCGATCGCCTACATCATCATGGCCGTGTTTCTAACGGCTATCGGACTGCTGTTGTGGGTCTTCCCCGATACAAGCCTGCTCGAAAACGGTTACGCGGATATGGGTACGTTTTTCAACCTAACTCCCTATGTCATGCTGTTTCTGGTGCCAGCTATTACGATGCGCTCCATTGCCGATGAGGTTCGTTCCGGCACACTCGAATGGCTCCTGACCAAGCCTGTCAGCCGGTGGGGTGTTGTGGGCGGAAAATTTCTGGCGAGCTGGCTACTGGTCATCGTCACGCTACTGCCCACGATTCTTTACTACGTTTCGCTCTATCAACTCGGTTCGCCGGTTGGTAATATCGACTCGGCCGGTGTTTTCGGTTCATATGCGGGGTTGGTTCTGTTGGGCGGGGTTTTTGTTGCTATTGGTTTATGGGCCTCGTCGCTTAATGACAACCAGGTTGTTGCTTTTGTCTTAGGCGTATTTTTCAGTTTTCTGCTCTACAGCGGTCTGAGCGCCCTTGCCGGGTTGTCTTTTTTTGGTAATCTATCCTACTACCTAGCCTATTTTGCGCTGGATGACCAGTACCAGGCGCTGGGCCGTGGACTCATCGACTCGCGCAACGTCATTTATCTGGTTAGTTTAATGGTGTTTTTTCTGCTGTTAACCGTAAACCGACTGAAAACAAATGCATAA
- a CDS encoding Sec-independent protein translocase subunit TatA/TatB has protein sequence MILASIFAIMGLGGQEMVFIFLALLLLFGAKKIPELARGLGKGIKEFKDATKDVRENIEEGLKESEK, from the coding sequence ATGATTTTGGCAAGTATTTTTGCAATTATGGGTTTGGGCGGTCAGGAAATGGTGTTCATTTTCTTAGCACTGCTCCTGTTGTTCGGCGCTAAGAAAATTCCCGAACTCGCACGCGGCCTTGGAAAAGGCATTAAAGAGTTCAAAGACGCCACCAAGGACGTTCGCGAAAACATCGAAGAAGGTCTGAAAGAGTCGGAGAAGTAG
- a CDS encoding DUF2846 domain-containing protein, protein MKRLSLFFLLCLGLITSAFRSDKKSVDRADDFATVYVYRGGQFFGSTLNYSIYVNGEKICKLSNNKYIEYKAKPGKLSITAQRGGIEVFKRETALELDAEAGKKYYVKGDVKSSITRTRLDMSEVTENTAKRDMNGMTIDNCQEALNKQ, encoded by the coding sequence ATGAAGAGACTTTCGCTATTTTTCCTGCTTTGTTTGGGTCTGATCACATCCGCTTTTCGAAGCGACAAAAAAAGCGTTGATCGGGCGGACGATTTTGCGACCGTATACGTGTACCGGGGTGGGCAGTTCTTCGGTTCGACCCTGAACTACAGTATTTACGTCAACGGTGAGAAAATCTGTAAGCTGAGCAACAACAAATATATCGAGTATAAAGCCAAACCGGGCAAGCTGTCCATAACGGCGCAGCGGGGTGGTATCGAAGTGTTCAAACGCGAAACCGCGCTCGAGCTGGACGCGGAAGCGGGCAAGAAATACTACGTGAAAGGCGATGTGAAATCGAGTATCACCCGGACCCGCCTGGACATGTCGGAGGTGACTGAAAACACGGCCAAGCGCGATATGAACGGCATGACGATTGATAATTGTCAGGAAGCGTTGAACAAACAATAG
- a CDS encoding tetratricopeptide repeat protein, translated as MAKKKQPSGPGQDRPGPDRPSRPVAPKSTPVSATNRPIPVRPTESTVRPPVRSTAPKSVDPPSITDLHLPIAVRPVVWWPLAVLAILGFALYANTFGHQYALDDIAAVSQNLFVKRGLAGIPDLMRTEFWHFSNISLGYYRPLSLITFAIEQEYFKDNPNISHMINAGLYALTGLSIGALLQKWLPGQTITAFLIGLVFIAHPLHTEIVANIKGRDEILSFLFISLMLLAYWRYLETKQWGWILGACVSLYLAFLSKESSIVSLGLIPAMQYWFARRNVWQSLISMGPFLIVAALFFYQKKMMIGTLSGTPPVDWANYPYAIEKTQKSTTFKFLIYYIRLLAFPHPLVYDYSYNVIPSGGKGDLLTWAGFFAFVGMIWLTWKGFVKRTLWGFGLFWFFVTMAPGLGFIWLRGGIFAERFAYAAVMGFGFVLVWALQKLLVRDATAGSPDVTPKPVLARYAPLLGLMAVVIGLYSFKTIERNPDWENNFVLFNSALPYAPNSCQVQRHVANEWIEKGLKDRNKADSIANATNAIKPKPSVEQIKKAQTLIDTNIAHANIHGRWALDHLQQSTRIYPNFGEAYFSMAYVFQKITPNVDSAKYYYKQTIRAANAYAPAYNNLGVIYQGEGFAQNNRQKLELASYYYNRSMVVNPAYVDGQNNRMNLMKASGIDTKFLPDSILNKY; from the coding sequence ATGGCTAAAAAGAAACAACCTTCCGGGCCAGGCCAGGATAGACCCGGACCAGATCGGCCAAGTCGCCCGGTTGCGCCTAAATCCACACCTGTCTCTGCGACAAATCGACCAATACCCGTCCGGCCAACCGAATCTACTGTTCGCCCGCCCGTTCGATCAACCGCACCCAAGTCAGTCGATCCGCCTTCCATAACCGACCTGCACCTGCCCATTGCCGTACGTCCGGTTGTCTGGTGGCCACTGGCGGTGCTGGCTATTCTTGGCTTTGCGCTGTATGCGAATACTTTCGGCCATCAATACGCGCTGGATGACATTGCCGCCGTAAGCCAAAACCTGTTTGTAAAAAGAGGGCTGGCGGGTATTCCCGATCTGATGCGAACGGAATTCTGGCATTTCAGCAATATCTCGCTGGGTTATTACCGTCCCCTCTCGCTGATCACGTTTGCCATCGAGCAGGAATATTTCAAAGACAATCCGAATATCAGCCACATGATCAATGCCGGTCTGTACGCGCTGACGGGTCTGTCAATCGGGGCATTGCTTCAAAAATGGTTGCCCGGTCAAACGATCACGGCGTTTCTGATTGGGCTGGTCTTTATTGCTCATCCGCTTCACACCGAAATTGTTGCCAACATCAAGGGACGGGACGAAATTCTGAGCTTCCTGTTCATCTCCCTGATGCTGCTGGCCTACTGGCGCTACCTGGAAACGAAACAGTGGGGATGGATACTGGGAGCCTGTGTATCGCTTTATCTGGCCTTTTTGTCCAAAGAATCATCCATTGTCAGTCTGGGTCTCATTCCCGCCATGCAGTACTGGTTCGCACGGCGTAATGTCTGGCAATCGCTCATCAGTATGGGACCGTTTCTGATCGTAGCCGCCCTGTTTTTCTATCAGAAGAAGATGATGATCGGTACGCTGAGCGGTACGCCCCCCGTCGATTGGGCGAACTACCCATACGCCATCGAGAAGACGCAGAAATCGACCACGTTCAAGTTTCTGATCTACTACATTCGACTGTTAGCGTTTCCACACCCACTGGTATACGATTATTCGTACAACGTTATTCCATCGGGTGGCAAAGGCGATTTGCTGACGTGGGCAGGCTTCTTTGCCTTTGTCGGTATGATCTGGCTGACCTGGAAAGGCTTCGTTAAGCGGACGTTGTGGGGCTTTGGTTTGTTCTGGTTCTTCGTTACGATGGCACCGGGTCTTGGCTTCATCTGGCTCCGGGGTGGTATTTTCGCCGAACGGTTTGCCTATGCCGCCGTAATGGGCTTTGGCTTCGTTCTGGTCTGGGCTTTGCAGAAGTTACTGGTTAGAGATGCAACGGCTGGCAGTCCGGATGTGACACCGAAGCCCGTGCTGGCCCGTTACGCACCGCTGCTGGGCCTAATGGCGGTGGTGATCGGACTGTATTCATTCAAGACCATCGAACGCAATCCAGACTGGGAAAACAACTTTGTCCTTTTTAACTCCGCTCTCCCCTACGCACCCAACAGCTGCCAGGTGCAGCGACATGTTGCCAACGAATGGATCGAGAAAGGACTCAAGGATCGGAACAAAGCGGATTCTATTGCCAACGCAACGAATGCCATTAAACCCAAACCATCCGTCGAGCAGATCAAGAAAGCCCAGACGCTGATCGATACGAACATTGCTCACGCGAATATCCACGGACGCTGGGCGCTGGACCACTTGCAACAATCGACCCGGATCTACCCAAACTTCGGTGAAGCCTATTTCTCGATGGCGTATGTATTCCAGAAAATTACGCCGAACGTCGATTCAGCCAAGTACTACTACAAACAGACCATCCGGGCAGCCAACGCGTACGCACCAGCCTACAACAACCTGGGTGTCATTTATCAGGGCGAAGGCTTTGCCCAGAACAACCGGCAAAAACTGGAACTGGCCTCATATTATTACAATCGGTCGATGGTCGTGAATCCAGCTTATGTAGACGGTCAGAACAATCGGATGAATCTGATGAAAGCCAGCGGCATCGATACAAAATTCCTGCCCGATTCGATTTTGAATAAGTATTAG
- a CDS encoding dihydroorotase: protein MQLLLRSARVVDAASSFDGQVCDLLLENGLIRKIGTNLPAAEGVRVVEADNLHVSPGWVDMRVLAQDPGFEHKEDITSVCHAAQVGGFTTIVLLPNTQPVIDAKGSLGYVQRMAEGQPVSVHVTAAVTKKAAGEDFTEMLDLHHAGAIAFTDGHHPLQNPDLLLKTLQYLQPINGLLMNRPEEQLLTLFGQMHEGIQSTLLGLKGLPALAEELMIERDLRLLDYVLGTKPMERKTENPPLPILHFSTISSARSVELIRQAKAQGMPVSCDVAAHQLVFDDSALAGFDTNLKVNPPFRSVDDVAALWAGLADDTIDAIVSDHTPQDAESKNLEFDQAEFGIIGLETLFAAAISYNQNLSLTQLITKLTIRPRQILRLPAVTIAEEQPASLTLFDPTASWVYDRTVSKSKNSPFLGQTLTGRVIGTVHQGHFNHSA, encoded by the coding sequence ATGCAACTCTTACTCCGCTCCGCCCGTGTTGTTGATGCTGCTTCGTCGTTCGATGGGCAGGTATGTGATCTGTTGCTTGAAAACGGGTTGATCCGAAAAATCGGCACGAACCTGCCAGCCGCCGAGGGCGTTCGCGTTGTCGAAGCCGATAATCTGCACGTTTCGCCGGGTTGGGTTGATATGCGCGTATTGGCACAGGACCCCGGTTTTGAACACAAAGAAGACATTACAAGCGTGTGTCACGCAGCTCAGGTTGGTGGCTTTACGACTATCGTTCTTCTGCCGAACACGCAACCTGTCATTGATGCCAAAGGATCACTCGGGTATGTCCAACGCATGGCCGAAGGGCAACCGGTGAGTGTTCATGTGACAGCCGCGGTAACGAAAAAAGCCGCCGGAGAGGACTTTACGGAGATGCTTGATTTGCACCACGCCGGGGCTATCGCCTTCACGGACGGGCACCATCCCCTTCAGAATCCCGACCTGCTGCTCAAGACATTGCAATACCTGCAACCAATCAATGGATTGCTCATGAACCGGCCCGAAGAACAGCTGTTGACGCTTTTCGGGCAGATGCACGAAGGTATTCAGAGCACATTGCTCGGGTTGAAGGGGCTGCCCGCTCTGGCCGAAGAATTGATGATCGAGCGCGATCTGCGGTTACTCGATTACGTGCTGGGAACGAAGCCGATGGAGCGGAAAACGGAAAATCCTCCACTGCCCATTCTCCACTTTTCAACGATTTCGTCGGCTCGCTCGGTTGAGCTGATCCGGCAGGCGAAGGCGCAGGGAATGCCCGTCAGTTGTGATGTGGCCGCTCACCAGCTTGTCTTCGATGACTCGGCATTGGCCGGTTTCGACACCAATCTTAAAGTCAATCCTCCGTTCCGTTCCGTCGATGATGTAGCGGCTCTGTGGGCGGGTCTGGCCGATGACACGATCGATGCCATCGTATCGGATCATACGCCACAGGATGCTGAGAGCAAAAATCTGGAATTCGATCAGGCTGAGTTCGGCATCATCGGACTGGAAACACTTTTTGCCGCAGCGATAAGCTACAATCAGAATCTGTCACTGACTCAGCTGATAACCAAACTGACGATTCGCCCCCGTCAAATTCTGCGCTTGCCCGCCGTGACGATTGCCGAAGAACAACCCGCCAGTCTTACGCTGTTCGATCCAACGGCAAGCTGGGTCTACGACCGAACGGTCTCTAAATCAAAAAACTCGCCCTTTTTAGGCCAGACACTTACCGGACGTGTTATCGGGACGGTGCATCAAGGTCATTTCAACCATAGCGCATGA
- a CDS encoding DNA/RNA non-specific endonuclease produces the protein MSVKSTKVYSQFKSILIGLSLISLLTGCIPNATPKSTGRGSTEPSRDDNLALGNPSGASVSDPENYLLTKSAYVLSYSRSRGIANWVSWHLSPAWKGDSRRTDDFRPDQTLPAGWFAARTSDYTNSGFDRGHLCPSDDRDGSPEDNSATFLLTNIVPQAPRHNREVWKNLEEYERQLTTTGNEVYIIAGTSGTGGTGQNGYATTLPNGKITVPATLWKVIVVLPTGSTNDAERIATDTRVITVSIPNNQTAADKPWRAYIISVDALEKQTGYDFLSNVPTEIQRIIEARIDGSNS, from the coding sequence ATGTCAGTAAAATCAACAAAAGTGTATTCTCAATTTAAAAGTATCCTGATCGGGCTTAGCCTGATTTCGTTGCTTACGGGTTGTATACCAAACGCAACGCCAAAATCGACGGGTCGGGGGTCCACCGAGCCCTCGCGTGACGATAATCTTGCGCTTGGAAATCCAAGCGGAGCATCGGTCAGCGATCCCGAAAATTATCTGCTCACCAAATCGGCCTATGTACTTTCGTACAGTCGCAGCCGGGGTATCGCCAACTGGGTTAGCTGGCACCTGAGCCCGGCCTGGAAGGGCGATAGTCGCCGAACAGATGATTTCCGACCCGATCAAACGCTGCCCGCCGGTTGGTTTGCCGCCCGGACGTCCGACTACACCAACTCGGGATTCGATCGGGGTCACCTTTGTCCGTCCGACGACCGCGACGGTTCGCCGGAAGACAATTCGGCCACCTTTCTGTTGACCAACATCGTACCGCAGGCACCGCGTCATAATCGTGAAGTCTGGAAAAACCTGGAGGAGTACGAACGGCAACTAACCACGACCGGGAACGAGGTTTACATTATTGCGGGAACTTCCGGAACGGGAGGTACCGGGCAGAACGGATACGCAACGACGCTTCCCAACGGAAAAATAACTGTTCCGGCCACGCTCTGGAAAGTTATTGTGGTGTTGCCGACTGGTTCGACCAACGACGCCGAACGCATCGCCACCGACACCCGAGTCATTACCGTCAGTATTCCAAATAATCAAACGGCTGCTGACAAACCCTGGCGGGCCTATATAATCAGCGTCGACGCGCTGGAAAAACAGACGGGCTACGATTTCCTATCGAACGTGCCAACTGAAATTCAGCGTATCATTGAGGCCCGGATCGATGGCAGCAACAGCTAA
- a CDS encoding DUF4199 domain-containing protein — protein sequence MNEQLTPTRVALKWGAFLGLSLILITSAMYLTGQTSNMWFNVLTLVTMVACLALAMREYKVSTGGYIAFGEGFGMGALLSAVAGLISAAFITFYNVFIDPSIQQRAFAQAREQLEEQGKLSDEQIDQALEFSQKFQSPGFTFIAGVFGTLIIGALLSLIIAAVIRRDKANPFD from the coding sequence ATGAACGAACAACTAACTCCTACCCGTGTCGCGTTGAAATGGGGTGCCTTCCTCGGGCTTTCCCTGATTCTGATCACCTCAGCCATGTACCTGACCGGACAGACCAGTAATATGTGGTTCAATGTACTGACGCTTGTTACTATGGTTGCCTGTCTGGCGCTGGCCATGCGTGAATACAAGGTGAGTACCGGTGGCTACATAGCCTTTGGCGAGGGTTTCGGCATGGGTGCCCTCCTGTCGGCGGTAGCGGGCCTGATCTCGGCGGCCTTCATTACTTTCTACAACGTCTTTATCGATCCAAGTATTCAGCAACGCGCCTTTGCGCAGGCCCGCGAACAGCTGGAAGAACAGGGAAAACTATCTGATGAGCAAATTGACCAGGCGCTCGAATTCTCACAGAAATTCCAGTCGCCGGGGTTTACGTTCATTGCCGGGGTGTTCGGTACGCTGATTATTGGGGCTCTGCTCTCCTTAATTATTGCCGCTGTTATACGTCGGGACAAGGCAAATCCGTTTGACTAA
- the mdh gene encoding malate dehydrogenase, producing MKVTVVGAGAVGATCADNIARRELAHEVVLLDIKEGISEGKSLDMLQASTLLDCDVKLTGSTNDYEKTAGSDVVVITSGLPRKPGMTREDLIGINAGIVKGVTENILKHSPDTIFVIISNPMDTMTYLALKSSGLPKNRVIGLGGALDSARFKTYLSLSLNCSPNDLQASVIGGHGDTTMIPLTRLATKAGVPVSQFLDEETLKKVAADTMVGGATLTGLIGTSAWYAPGAAGAYMVESILRDQKRVIPSCVLLEGEYGQSDICLGVPVVLGRNGWEEIIDYKLNDEEQAAFNKSADAVRNMNGVLSTLNIGV from the coding sequence ATGAAAGTTACCGTAGTAGGTGCCGGGGCCGTTGGAGCCACTTGCGCTGATAATATCGCCCGCCGTGAACTCGCTCATGAAGTTGTGCTTTTGGACATCAAAGAAGGCATCAGTGAAGGAAAGTCCCTCGATATGCTCCAAGCCTCCACATTACTCGACTGCGACGTAAAACTAACGGGCTCTACTAATGATTACGAAAAAACGGCCGGTTCGGATGTTGTCGTGATCACATCGGGTCTGCCGCGCAAGCCGGGCATGACCCGTGAAGACCTGATCGGTATCAACGCCGGTATCGTGAAAGGGGTAACAGAAAACATCCTTAAACACTCACCAGACACGATTTTCGTCATTATCTCGAACCCAATGGACACGATGACGTACCTCGCGTTGAAGTCGTCGGGGTTGCCAAAAAATCGAGTGATCGGTCTGGGTGGGGCGCTGGATTCGGCCCGTTTCAAAACCTATCTGTCACTGTCCCTGAACTGTTCGCCCAACGATTTACAGGCGTCGGTAATTGGCGGTCACGGTGATACAACCATGATTCCGCTGACACGGCTGGCTACCAAAGCAGGCGTTCCGGTGAGCCAGTTTTTGGATGAGGAAACCCTCAAAAAGGTGGCTGCCGATACGATGGTTGGTGGTGCTACGCTGACGGGATTGATCGGTACATCGGCCTGGTATGCACCCGGTGCTGCCGGAGCCTACATGGTTGAAAGCATTCTACGCGATCAGAAACGCGTTATTCCCTCCTGCGTGTTGCTCGAAGGCGAATATGGTCAATCGGACATTTGTCTGGGCGTACCGGTTGTTCTGGGGCGTAATGGCTGGGAAGAGATCATCGATTATAAACTGAACGACGAAGAGCAGGCTGCGTTCAATAAATCGGCTGATGCCGTTCGGAACATGAACGGTGTACTGAGTACGCTGAACATCGGGGTATAA
- the gnd gene encoding phosphogluconate dehydrogenase (NAD(+)-dependent, decarboxylating) — MNIGFIGLGKMGFNLVSNLVRHGHTVVGYDINETLVEAIKAEGAQGFTTLQDLYDALPEKRVLWLMIPAGPLIDNVIEQLLAVMHPGDVVIDGGNSHYQDSLRRHAYLKEKGIGFLDCGTSGGISGALNGACTMVGGDADVIEPLHAVFNDISVKDGYLYTGPAGSGHFTKMVHNGIEYGMMQSIAEGFEVLQKSQFPIDYEAVARMWSHGSVIRGWLMELTESAFKKDANLDEIKGRMFSSGEGKWTLETALDLGVPTPVIALSLIMRYRSLQDDTFTGKVVAALRNEFGGHAVEKK; from the coding sequence ATGAACATTGGATTTATTGGCTTAGGCAAAATGGGGTTCAACCTCGTTAGTAACCTGGTTCGTCATGGCCATACAGTTGTTGGCTACGACATCAACGAAACACTGGTTGAAGCCATCAAAGCAGAAGGTGCTCAGGGTTTTACAACCCTACAGGACTTATATGACGCCCTGCCCGAAAAACGCGTCTTGTGGCTGATGATCCCGGCGGGTCCACTCATCGATAATGTTATTGAGCAATTACTGGCCGTTATGCACCCCGGCGACGTGGTTATCGATGGTGGTAACTCGCATTATCAGGATTCGCTGCGCAGACATGCTTATCTGAAAGAAAAAGGCATCGGCTTCCTCGACTGCGGAACCAGTGGCGGAATCAGCGGGGCCCTGAACGGTGCCTGTACGATGGTTGGCGGAGACGCGGATGTGATCGAACCGCTGCACGCCGTGTTTAACGACATTTCGGTCAAGGATGGTTATCTCTACACCGGTCCGGCAGGGAGTGGCCACTTTACTAAAATGGTGCACAACGGCATCGAATATGGTATGATGCAGTCCATTGCCGAAGGCTTTGAAGTATTGCAGAAAAGCCAGTTCCCGATAGATTACGAAGCTGTAGCCCGCATGTGGAGCCACGGTTCGGTTATTCGGGGCTGGTTGATGGAACTGACCGAAAGCGCCTTCAAAAAAGACGCGAATCTGGATGAGATTAAGGGCAGAATGTTCTCGTCGGGTGAGGGTAAATGGACGCTCGAAACGGCTCTTGACCTGGGTGTACCAACGCCCGTCATTGCGCTATCGCTCATTATGCGTTACCGTTCGTTACAGGACGATACCTTTACCGGTAAGGTCGTAGCGGCTCTTCGCAACGAGTTCGGCGGTCACGCTGTTGAGAAGAAATAG
- a CDS encoding YkvA family protein produces MANKGLLTRILTSIFFKRANIGAVRYARNSRSLYTLIREALDKSGGLSGANISAFREQLGVVTRLLKAYASGEYRQLPWKTLIRVIAVLIYFVSPIDILPDFLPIVGLTDDIALMLWLFSGIKDDIDKFRQWEVTGATASNEAPRRTETIKIG; encoded by the coding sequence ATGGCAAACAAGGGTCTTTTAACACGCATTTTAACCTCTATCTTCTTCAAGCGGGCCAACATTGGCGCCGTCCGATACGCCCGTAACTCCCGCAGTCTATACACGCTGATTCGGGAAGCGCTTGACAAAAGTGGTGGCTTATCAGGGGCTAATATTTCGGCTTTTCGTGAGCAGCTAGGCGTTGTCACCCGTCTGCTCAAGGCCTATGCGTCCGGTGAGTATCGGCAGCTGCCCTGGAAAACGTTGATTCGGGTTATTGCCGTTCTTATTTACTTCGTTTCACCGATTGATATATTACCCGATTTTCTGCCCATCGTGGGCCTGACCGATGACATTGCGTTAATGCTTTGGCTCTTCAGCGGCATTAAAGATGATATTGATAAGTTCCGGCAGTGGGAAGTTACGGGTGCAACTGCCAGTAACGAAGCACCTCGCCGGACCGAAACGATCAAGATCGGTTAG
- a CDS encoding VanZ family protein, which translates to MHKTTRTGITYLTLARWAAIGWMVIILIGCLTPHDEIPDVLTGWDDKFQHLAIFAGFGFLWREADFEVVPVLIAGLLFGGLIEILQYVLPINRSGDWLDLAADFAGTIVGVVLALVWSRLYPDRRF; encoded by the coding sequence ATGCATAAGACGACTCGCACAGGTATAACGTACCTGACCCTCGCTCGTTGGGCGGCAATCGGCTGGATGGTCATTATTCTGATTGGCTGTCTGACACCGCATGATGAGATACCCGATGTGCTGACGGGTTGGGATGACAAATTTCAGCACCTCGCCATCTTTGCGGGCTTCGGATTTCTCTGGCGGGAAGCGGATTTTGAGGTGGTTCCCGTTCTGATCGCCGGGCTGCTTTTTGGGGGTTTGATCGAAATTCTTCAGTATGTATTACCAATTAACCGCAGTGGGGATTGGCTAGACCTCGCAGCCGACTTCGCGGGAACGATTGTGGGTGTGGTGCTGGCCCTTGTCTGGTCGCGACTCTATCCCGATCGTCGTTTTTAA
- a CDS encoding DUF4199 domain-containing protein encodes MKAITAYFNHPLLKIPFLSGLATGVLCFLYFLGLYALGVPPLGNIRVLDFGIHIIMMVAAVWYYRKYIGHGMLHLWEGITICYVLNTIAALVTGWLVYFFVTQVSPDVFAEYVVNSKKLLLEGKKQLTDQFGPETFNEQWAKVSNMKPGVLLPDELTKKTALAVLPVLIVSLIFRKQDYNVLE; translated from the coding sequence ATGAAAGCTATTACTGCTTACTTCAACCATCCACTGCTAAAGATTCCATTCCTATCCGGGCTAGCTACGGGTGTTTTGTGTTTCCTTTACTTTCTGGGGCTTTACGCGCTGGGGGTCCCTCCTCTGGGCAATATTCGGGTACTGGACTTTGGTATTCACATTATCATGATGGTGGCCGCCGTCTGGTATTACCGCAAATACATCGGGCACGGTATGCTGCACTTGTGGGAGGGCATCACGATTTGCTACGTGCTTAACACTATAGCCGCTCTTGTGACGGGATGGCTTGTCTATTTTTTCGTAACTCAGGTCAGTCCGGACGTATTTGCCGAGTATGTCGTTAACTCAAAAAAATTATTGCTGGAAGGTAAAAAGCAGTTGACGGATCAGTTTGGCCCGGAAACCTTCAACGAACAGTGGGCAAAGGTCAGCAACATGAAGCCCGGCGTACTGCTTCCCGACGAACTGACCAAGAAAACAGCCCTGGCCGTGTTACCCGTGCTTATCGTTTCGCTTATTTTCCGGAAGCAGGATTACAATGTTCTGGAATAG
- a CDS encoding fatty acid desaturase family protein → MKVLGTIHDPTFTGRTYSRLDQFFLKYIKDERDLPFVYLTIRISLILIPLSALLFMPFVTGWMWWAVAIVHFCFSNFGIKGPFGLMLHCTSHRQFFKSEYDWMNKYLPWILAPFFGHTPETYYSHHIGMHHPENNLEDDDSSTMTFQRDSVRGFLAYFGRFFVVGVRNMLTYLRQKNRSKLAVRALTGEIIFGVVCVLLSFISLPATIAVFIFPLFIYRLIAMLGNWTQHAFVDNDDPGNAYKNSLTCINVKYNKKCWNDGYHISHHVRPAMHWSEHPTFFLKTLDKYAQNKAIIFDGLDFGQVFFLLMRKRYDILASHMVNVNNTFANDEEAIALLRRRTRRIQAEAPLEVAMA, encoded by the coding sequence ATGAAAGTGCTGGGCACCATTCACGACCCTACGTTTACGGGCCGGACCTACAGTCGGCTTGATCAGTTTTTCCTCAAGTACATCAAAGATGAACGCGACCTGCCCTTCGTCTACCTCACGATCCGCATTAGTTTGATTCTGATTCCTCTGAGCGCACTGCTGTTCATGCCGTTTGTGACGGGTTGGATGTGGTGGGCGGTAGCGATTGTTCATTTCTGCTTCAGCAATTTTGGCATAAAGGGACCTTTCGGGCTAATGTTACACTGCACGAGCCACCGGCAGTTTTTCAAATCTGAATACGACTGGATGAACAAGTATCTGCCCTGGATACTCGCTCCGTTTTTTGGTCATACGCCTGAAACCTACTACAGCCATCACATCGGTATGCACCATCCGGAGAATAATCTTGAGGATGACGATAGCAGTACGATGACTTTTCAACGCGATAGCGTTCGTGGTTTTCTCGCTTATTTTGGCCGCTTCTTCGTAGTAGGTGTGCGTAATATGCTGACTTACCTTCGCCAGAAGAACCGTTCCAAACTGGCGGTCCGCGCGCTGACCGGAGAAATCATTTTCGGCGTCGTTTGTGTGCTGTTAAGCTTCATCAGCCTGCCTGCTACGATAGCGGTCTTTATTTTCCCGCTGTTTATCTATCGGCTGATCGCTATGCTGGGCAACTGGACGCAGCATGCGTTTGTGGATAACGATGATCCGGGCAATGCCTACAAAAACAGCTTGACGTGCATCAATGTGAAGTACAACAAGAAGTGCTGGAATGACGGCTACCATATCAGCCACCACGTTCGACCCGCTATGCACTGGAGCGAACACCCGACGTTTTTCCTGAAAACGCTCGATAAATACGCCCAGAACAAAGCCATTATTTTCGATGGGCTGGATTTTGGTCAGGTCTTCTTCCTGCTGATGCGTAAACGATATGATATACTGGCAAGCCATATGGTCAACGTCAATAACACGTTCGCCAACGATGAGGAAGCCATCGCTTTACTGCGCCGACGCACCCGACGCATTCAGGCAGAGGCCCCGCTCGAAGTGGCTATGGCTTAA